DNA from Vitis vinifera cultivar Pinot Noir 40024 chromosome 19, ASM3070453v1:
ACCACTGCATCAAATGGACCATGCCACTGAAGCCACTCCTGAATGAGTTCACCTCTAAATTAGTCAGGATCTGACTGGCATTTGTTTTATGAATCACTCGCTTGAAGCATAAACAAGTAGCAAATATCGGCCATCGACTATGACAATAAACACATTTTCAACAATAACTTGATGAACTATGAGTATATTGATCTCTTAAATTAGACCAATGAAATATATCTAAGCTAAAAATGTTTGCTCatgtcaatattttttttttgataagtaaacaagatatgcaatagaaaaggctaaacgccacaaagcatacaaggagtatacaagACGGCTACAacctcaaaaagagaaaaaggaccaaaaagaactacctccccttaagtggaagctatccactccaaaaatcctataagggagaaagactcctcacctaaatacactttggcccaattccacaagttacagacaaaagaattctttaatttctgaatattcaacgcaccccccctaaaggctaacctattcctctcctccaaaccgtccaaaaaatacataacggaatcgatttccaaatctttttccttttcttccctacaaatgaACCCCTCCAGGAGATTAAAgtctcctttacagtttctgggagGACCCACTTAACATCtatcaacccaaaaataatatcccatagggctctagtcactatacagtgtaaaagaatatgatttacattctcttcttcacaaCTACACAAAAAGCAACAATTTGGGAGTTGCACCCCTCTTATCTGGAGTCGTCCAGAgtgagcaccttcccccacgtagcctcccaagcaaaaaaacagactttagttggcaccctatcCACCCATATTCTCCTTGCGGGAAATACTGTGGCATTAGGCTTGTCTAGCAACCTGTAAGCTTCTTTGACCCTGAAAAGACCATTTCTTCCCTGCCTCCACATAACTGAATCATCCTCCAGGGAAGGCCTATGACCCCTCAAAGTATGAAGCAGCTCCCCAAccatatccaactcccaatcattgaagtccctcacAAAAACAAGATTCCAATCTCCTTGGCCCGAATCTtggtcccacatctcctcaatcGTAGCATCCCTATGCGCGGCAAGGACAAAAAGATGATTGAAGCATTGGGACAACGGAGTGTCAGTGCACCaactatctttccaaaatttgattttagaacCCTTCCCAACTAGAAAAGCCAAATTTTCCCAACACCATTCAGATtctttcataatctccttccagACCCCTACTTCAGCCGCCCCACTAGCCTTCTTTGACCTCCAACCAtaatcctcttgcccatatttcgtagtgatcacttgtttccaaaggttatccttttcacaagcaaacctccaaatccacttgcccAATAAGGCTCTATTCAGAGTGGCTATTCTCCTTAATCCTAGCCCTCCCTTGTGTTTTTCTGTACAGACCGCATCCCATTTAACTAAGTGAACTTTTCCGTCCAATTTTCCTCCCCCccataggaaatctctttggGTTTTCTCCACTCTTTTAGCAACAGACTTGGGCATTCGGAAAATAGACATTTGGTaaattggcatgctagccaaggtGTTTTTTATGAGAGTGATCCTCCCCCCTTTGGAGAtgtactgtcttttccaaagcgCAAGTCTCCTCTTGACcctctcttccactccatcccacataGAAGTAGCCCTATTGGGGACCCCTAAGGGGAGACCCAAATAATGAGAGGGCAGAGACCCCTCCCTGCACCCTAACTCAGCTGCCATCTCAAGAATCTCCTCCACTTCTCCAACTGCAATGATTTCGCTTTTGGCTAGATTAATTCGAAGACCcgaagccgcttcaaaccaaaagagaatcCAGCTTAGGTGAGAAACTTGCTCTTTGCTCGCctcacaaaacacaattgtgtcatcagcaaaaaatAGGTGGGAGATATTCAAGGAAGTTCTACTACCACCCCGAATGTTGCATCCTGAAAGATATCCCCCCTCCACCGCTCTCCTGATAAGGACGTCCAGAACctccattcccataacaaagaggtaaggggatagaggaTCCCCTTGACGAAGCCCTCTAGTGCTAGGGAAAAACTCAGCTGGCACTCCATTAACCAGAATAGAGAATTTAGCAGAAGACACgcaactccacatccatcccACCCACTTGGTCCCAAAGCCCATCTTTTGAAGGACCTTCATTAAGAAATTCCAATTGATGTtgtcataagctttttctatatccaatttgcaaataaggcccttttcttttctcttctgccACGACtctatcacctcattagcaattaaagacgcatccagaatttgtcttcccattACAAAGGCATTCTGAGCAATAGAGACCACCTTACCAATCACTTTTTTGAGCCTATTAGCTAAGACTTTAGCCAAAAGTTTATAGAGCCCCCCCCAACAGGctgataggtctaaagtctccaAGATCCTCAGCCCTGCTTTTCTTAGGTATCAACACCAAGAAAGTGTTGTTAAGGCTCCATGATCTCCTCTTTGGTAAAATCCCATGCATTTTGCCAAAAGGATACAGTAAAACCATCCGGGCCAGGGGCgttatccccattcatctccatcaacgCCGAATAAATCTCAATCTCTGCAAATGGGATTTCCAGACTCTCTGCTTCTTGCTGGCTGATGCAACCCACCTGAATTCTACCAATATCCGCCTGCCAAACCATATCTTCAGAAAGCATCTGCTGAAACGAATTCACAACTCCTTCTCTCACCTCCTGCTCCTCTACTAGCCACTCCCCATTAACCTTAATTCTGTCCATAGCGTTGTTTCTTCAATGAGCACTTGTCATTCTATGGAAGAACcccgtgtttctatccccctccctTAACCAAATCTCCCTTGAGTGCTGTCTCCAATGGGCTTCCTCCAACAGGACCCATTTCTTAAAGGAATCTTTAGCTTCCTTTTTTAATTCAGCTTCCTCCACAGTCAAgattctctcactttccacccGATCCCAAAAATCTACTTGTTGTAAGGCTGAAGCTTTATTAGTTTCCAGCCTCCCAAAAACCTCTTTGTTCCACACTTTcagcttctttttaattttcttcattttaacAGCCAATCTATAGCTAGCGCTGCCCCTGACTTCAATTCCCTGCCACCAGGTTCTAACAATGTCTTTAAACCCCtcaaccttaagccacatattttcgaatctaGACGGGGTTGGGCCTCTTCTTATTCCACCCCCCTCTAACACGATTGGAAAATTATCAGAAATTGGCCGAGACAACCTGCTCTGAGTGACTCCACTAAACTGATCTAACCAGCTAGGGGAAACTAAAAATCTGTCTAGTCTAGCCCACGCCTGATTATTAAGCCCCTCATTCCATGTGAACTCTCCCCCCTGAAGGGGCAGGTCCACCAGCTCTAGATCATCCACAGTCTCTGCAAATCTCCGCATGGCTGAGCTGATTCTTCTTTGGCTGCTCCTTTCTTGTTGAAACAGAGTGATATTAAAATCCCCACCAAGACACCAGGGATCATCCCAAAGGCCTCTTATTGCCCCAAGTTCTTCCCACATACCCTCCCTTTCCACTTTGGTAAAAGGACCATACACTCCCGTGAAAACCCAAGGAGCCCCCATTTTCTGTAGTCTTGAATCTACAAGACAAAGAGAACTGACCCTCCTCCCAATCCAAAATATCCAAAACCCTCTTGTCCCAGCATATCAAAATGCCACCCGCAGCCCCCTCCGCATTTAGGGCTCTCCACTCTATAAATCTCCCCGAGCCCAGACTTCTCACAATACCCTCCGACATCTCCTGAATCTTGGTTTCCTGAATACACATTAGGTCCACCCTCTGGTTCCTTATAtagttcttaataattttcctctTAGAGCTGTCATTagctcccctcacattccaaatTATAATCTTCAACTTCATTGGGCAACTATCAACTGATTCCCTTTGCCCTGTGAAGGACCTTTCTGCTTATTCCCCCCCTCATAATTGACAGAGCATTCCAACCTCTTTAGTTCCCTTTCAAACTTGGACTTCTCCAAAAGTTCTTTGCTGTGAATCTTTTCCCGCTTCTTTCTGATTTTAATCAGAAAATTCAATATCTCCTTTTCCAGCCCCTCCGTAGAGAATCCTAGGAATTGGCTAAATTTTGCTAAACTACAGTCCTCCCATAGCTCCTCTTTCTCATTTTCGGTATCTTGAGAACCAGAGACACCAGTATTCCCCTCCTTGCCCCTAACCTTGTCTCTGTTTTTGTTAGCCTCTCCCAACTTCCAGGATCCATTTTCATTCTCAACGTTCCTCTCATAGACTGTTAACCATGTTGACTTGTCCCCCCATAATTCCTCCTCAATTCCCCCTGGGCGATCGAAAGACTCCCCCTCCGGAGCCCAATCAGAATTAGAAGAGAGAAGAATAGGTGTCCCCATAACCCGTTTTCCTTTAGGATCGGAAATCAGTGCATACCTTTTAGCTTCCTCTGCCAGCGCTCGGTCAGTCATCGAAAAGCCTTCATCCCTCTGTTCCCTTCTAAACTCCTCTGGCACCCAGCTCAACAAAGGATCCTCTGAAATGGGTCCTTTTCTGGAGATAAAACGGCCCAAAAAACCAACCTTCTCTAGGGGACCAGTTGGGCCCTCCCTTTCCAGGCCTTCCACCTCAACTAAAAGAGGGCAGCCCAGTTCAGCAGCCCAACTACTAGACGATGGGCCTGCCTCTGAATCACCAGCCacctttgtcttattttttaaaattcagccCAAAGGCCCGTCTATTTTAGTCGGCCCACCATCCTTTTCCAACTCATTAAGACCCATATTTGGGCCACATGCGGTCAACCCAGCCACTCTTCCATCTGAATAGACCCAATCCCGGGGCACCAGGCCATGGATCCGGTTCCCGAGTACTAGACCCGGCCCATTCTCTTGCAGAACACTCCCATCAACTGGCAGGTGCAGTTCCTCGATTCCCGCATCTACCAGTTCCTTCCCCACGCGCTTCTCCGCGCGTGAATACAAGTCACCCCTGACCTCATTTCTCCTTCTGTTTTCCGTCACAGAGAAGATCTGTCTCACCACCGGCCTAATCTCCCACCACAGTGCCACAGTGTATACCTCCTCCTCTACCTCAATTTCTAACATACTCGGTCTAAAATCACCTCTTATTTTGACCAGTATCCTAGCCCATTGAATCTCCCCCATCGACCTTGTCGCTCGTCAATTTCTACAAAGCCCCCACATTCCTCCCCTATTTTCTTCAGAATCACCGGGCTCCATAGCGAAATTGGAAGGCCGAAGATTTTAACCCAAGCTTCCTGTTCCATCTCCTCCTCTACCCAACATCCCGTCTTTGGATTCCATAGATCCAACCCTAAGTGGGCTCCTCCCATCACTCTGCTCCCCGAGGAGACCACACGGTGTGCCTCTCTTAGATCTTCAAACTCCAACAATGCCCTACCTCGTTCCAACTTGGCCAACCCTAGCTTGCCTTTTAGGCCCCAAGAATTCGCCCAAAGACTTCCCAACCTCTCCaagtcttcttcttcctttttgttGGACTTCCAGCTCGCGACGAGGCAGTGCTCCAGCTTCTGTAAATTACCAGCAATCTCCTCCCTAGTGACCTTCATCTTGATTGCGTTTAAGCCATTCCGATTTGTTCTCATGACTGCTTCTGCGTATGATTTCGCCGGAGTAGCTTTGCCGATGGTCCTTACTTCCTGCAAATCTGTTCTTCTACCAACCAGCTCTTCCATTTGACGTACCATCTCCGCCATAGCCGTCCATCCTCTTTTGTCCCTCCTACTCTCGGTAAGAAGATACAAAACCTTTTTCGTTCCAGATCCACAACCCCCAACCTTAAAAAACCACCCGCTCTGTTGAAACCCCCAGCCAATGTATACAACTTGCCTCTTTCTTTCCACTCCTTTTCCCATCTCCCTTCTTTCTCGTCTCGTATACAATGGATTAGTCCCTCCTTGAAGAGCCCTAAGCTTTCCAACCCTAATCGAACCCAAGTCGAGACCCCCCGCTTCTTCTCCACAATGAGAATCTGACGTTTCCCTTTCCTTTCATCCAGGGCAAGCTCGAAAGTCTTGGATTCCACCGTGAAGCTTCGCTTTCGACTCGCCTCGCCGGTCTCATCGTCGTCGCCATCGCATGCGCTCTCACGCTCCCTCacgccctctctctctctctcgccctctctctctttctctcccatGCCCAATAAATTTGTTTGTTCATGTCAATATAAAACCTGAATATTTTATTGACAACTTAATCACaagaccaaaaaaataaaaattaagtattgaTAACTTGAATCATTAAAGTTTCCCTAGCATTAACCTAGGTAACAAAGCACTGCTACAAAACTAGGAATATTTTTGTCTGATCAGAGAAAACAACTCATCAAAACTGAATTAGAATTGACTTCCTAAAAACAGTTCTCAAGTCATGGACTATGATTTCCTTGCACTACTTCACAAAACCCTAGTGAGAGATGAATGGAGATCAGAGAAGAGTGTTTTTACCAACATGAGTTAGTACATTGatacaaattttattaaggATGATAAGACATTAGTGAAAAGGACAAGAATAGAGATGGTAAATGCAAGGCAGAGTAAGGGGAAAACATATTCAAGATCTGAGCTACTGGACACGTAAGTTTCAAAACCCCATTGACACCAATAAGGATGTTAGAGAACTATCAGGAAATAGAACCACAAAGAAACTGAGCACAGATGTTATCCCGTATTAATCAGTCAATTTCCTCTTGCTTAAAAGATCTTGGTGatccaaataatccaaatgttAGTTGTGTAGCACAATCTCATAAGACTCTGCCCCTGGGATATCTTCCAATCAACTGAATATAGTCATCGTATCAAAGATACCCCTTGATGTCCCCCATACAAACCCAGCTAAGGAGAGCAATCTCTAGCATAACTCTATGGCAACAAGTAAATGATTGTTCAAATACAACAGTAGTGCCTTTGTTGCATTTGTTGCAAGCCATATACCAAAACTTCTTATATAGATTTGGAATGGAAATTGATGCCTTAATccaaatatttgtttgttgCATCAAAAGTTGATCGGCACCTAACAAGAGAGATTTAATAATCTAATCAACAATATATATCCATTTCCAAATTCATGTGCACTACAAATAACTAATTCTCCATGAATCTCAGAAACTTAGGGGAAGCAGAAAGCTGGTGCCATACCTGAAACTGGACAAAATCTGCCTTAACTTCTCTTTGGCAAGCCAACTTGGTCAAAGAGCTAGCAAAGTTCTCAGTCTCCCTTGGATCAATATCAATGCCAACAAGCTTCTCGCCACACGACTGACACACACCCGCCTCATCCATCTCAGTCCTCCCCACCTTCCATTTCCCTTTCCCCAGCCACCCTTGCCCATGCCAGCCCCCTCCCCCTTTGACAACCCCTTCCCTCACCTTCCCCACGTCCCAATTCTCCTCCCCAACTCCTGCAGCATCTTCGGAATTGAACCATCGTTCAACAACCTCAGCAGTTGATTCTGAGACCTGCCTCACGGATGCTCGCAAGCGGTGCATCATCTCATACACCTGGTCCACCCACCGCGACTCCACACTAAGCCCAAGCAGAGCACAGAGCTCAGGTTCTTCAGCAACCACACCGGATTCCACCATGTGGGCATCGACCTCATATGCTCTATTCGCATCCCCCTTCTTACAAAACCCAAACAGTGGTGGTCCATACGACCTCAACTTGGGGGGAATACCACAACTCTTCATCTGCTTCACCAAATTAAACGCCATTTCTGGGTCCTCCATCGCACAGGCCAACCTCGCCGCACTAGTAAATGTAGCCTCGTTAGGCTCAATTCCATCAACACCCATTTGcttaaaaatctcaaaacctctctTCAACGCCAAATTCACCACATTCTCATCCCCATTCGACCCCGAACAAGAGCACAAATACAATAAAACATTGTAATTGTGCTGGCTAAGCGGAACCCCTAGACTCCTAGCCTCATCATAAAGGCGAAGAGCTTCCACAACATCACCGCGCTTCGAACACATATCTAGTTTAAATCTGAGCACTCCTTCAGGCGATTCTCGTCTGGCCTTCTTCCTGGCTTTGTTGGACATTGTTTTTGCTGCTGCTGACGATTCAGGAATATATTTATTGGTTGCAGAGAGAGCTAAATTCGAGAAATGCGCTGATTTGTTCATAAAAATGCGATCTTTGATGTAGGGACTGTAGGTAGTGGGTTTGAAATGGTGATGAGAGCAACCGTGGAGAAGTGGGCGTAGGCGAGTATGGCCGACATGGCAAAGTATTGGGGTTTTGGCGAAGAAGAAGGAAAGACAACGGGCGCGCGTCAGCATCACTACCGATGATTGTTCCTCCTCTATTTCAAATAGATGCGCAGAGAGCTTGAAAggtgaaaaaacaaacaattaatgGCCTGTTTggtttaaagaaaagaaaagaaatcgtGAGCAAGGAGGGCAACAGTGGCAAGCATGAATTGAAAAATCGGAATTTATCGGCTATATTTCTCCGAAATATCGGATATCGGTCGGCCTGGAAACGATGTTCGAACCCGATTATCGATTTTCAGGAATATCGCTAACAAATCGGTAAAAGCGccgatatttctccgaaatATCGGTGGGGACCGATAAATAGGCGATAAATCGCTAGTGGACGCGGAGCAACCGGAGGAGAATTTCAAaaaatcgccgatatttcggtaTTTTTACCTGCGGGAAATTTCCCGTTATtacctaccagtccagcccgcgcacaggatacaaaatctgtccaatttttttttaaaaaaaaaaaaacataaaatgctatttggtaatctgatcatgatttgcaggcaaaggttgtgtttttcagcctggctcaaaaatcgtggatttagggttcgtgaaatttaaatccaatggcacaacagcaaagagaccctaaaacagatccagaaaacacaggaagcaaaagaaaagcaatttttttggttttctttggggttttgcatggattttctcggaaatcaaacgaggatgaattttcccggaaatcgaattgtgtatggattttcttgggaatcaaatgggggttgcaaaaaaataataataacatgattagattagcacctgcgaggattgagagtggcagaggaaaatagggcttttttagggattctctcgtctggaggacaacttcagaaaagggcttcttgatgcccgagtgagagaagtgggtgtccttttgatttttagatttagtatagataaaaataaaaaataaacaaatcatgagaataattttcctccgtctatataaataattattaattatcgacttttattttgattattaaataaattaatattaataaaaaaaattgatattacgtatttttaataaaatttaaaaaattaaatctcaaataaaacattttatataaattaatttaaatttttatttaaaatataataaaatatgtttcaataaaagtattttaaaaatttttaaataaatattgtcttcaacaagataaACTCCAttcatctaacaatataatGAAACCACATCGATCTTTTCCTTATAATACTAAGGAAGTAAGGATTATTGCAATTttttatgtattatatttatgtataaattatttttattcaataaaatcaaatatttcttaactcaatcCTAACTtcatacactttcaaaattcatatttattatttttaaaattcaaatattgaatCTACTTATATATCTCTATTTacgatatttttcttcttaattatatatatgtcaattacacttataaaataattttaaaatttatattcttacttattttatcatttttttagaattttttcaagcattcttatgaattttaaataattttcactccaccgacatttatgaaaaaatatcaaccgatattttcgatatatccgtaaaattgaaaTACTGATATACCCAtaaaaaccgatatttcaatccatGGTGGCAAGGGATAAACCTAGATCTCATAGCTTCTCTACCAACTCTCCTCCCATTCCAGTTAAAATCGAAATactaatatatccataaaaacCGATATTGCAATTCGGGTTGGACCAGGTTGAGAGTGGATGAGGTCTGACCCAATCCACCCAACACTCAACCCaaactaaaattattatattcGGGTTGAATtctaaattccatttttcaaataaattgtaatttaatgaTGTACAATTCatatcaaaattataaataagttttatgataaattaataaattatttatttattttttatatttatttttattaatggttatctttattgaaaattgaaattaagtcttataataatttaataaatttattatttattttatatatttgttgttattattattattatttattagtaACCTCAAATATATAATGattgattgaaaatattaaaattagaagGAATATGACATGTCTattctaatattaatattttgaataaaaaaatttagatattaaataaaaagtaattaattattttttatttgattaattaatcataatgaATATAATTgtacataatttaatttattttttattatttaatacacaataatattttattattttttgaaatttgaaaactaaaataataatcttattcaaataagatttttaactcttataaaactaaaaaaatatatatatatatatatatatatattttaattataattttcttctaaaatatattaaaactaaGTATGAAAGTAAGGgcatttataaatatttggaaaaaaaaagccTTCATTTTGTGACACCTATCATAATGAGAAAATaagcatattttaaattaataagaaagttaaatttaatattcaaataagtatttaaaatttgaaattaatgtaTTCTTatctataattttatataaatagaagaattattgaaagaaaagatatataaaaaaaaagagttggaTAGAACTTTATAGTTTTATTGCAATGGTAATTAACCGttaattaattatatcaaaAGAACAATATCTTCTATTTGGAAGATAGaataagatatttatatattttttgaaactgaaattatcttatttgaaaaactcgaataattttttttatatatataaataatttcaaacttttttagactaaaatatttctttttaacaataaaatctaAGTCATTTTTTTGTACCTATAatgacaaaaagaaatcaaacatcaatttttattgaagtaaatttcttataaaaatcaagcaaaaatcattcttaaaaaaaaaatcaaattgaactacctttttttggcaaaaataaatgtgtaaaatcttttttgatcatatttaaaaatgtttttctaaaaaaaataactagaattttctttcctttttttttttaaattaattttgtaaagaTTCTTTTTCTAAACAAGTTTGTAAAGATCAaaattcgtttttttttttttttacatataaaatagttgagcttttcctttaaaataggcaaaattatttttgaataaaagttgtgaaaaagtttggtttgaaatatttttactaGATAAATCTATaagaattttccttttaattttccttttgttgtaaaattcctttttaaaaatgaagtttGGATTGAAATATCTTTTGGTAAGCAAATCTatgtaaaactaaaataaaatctttctttcaTAAATTgcaaagtcattttttaaataataaattcttgaTTGAAATAtccttttaagaaaaaaaatttaataaaatttaagcaaATTTCCTTTTAGATAaacttgtaaaagaaaaaaaatttaaaagtaaattaaatttaaatttcttagataaatttgtaaaaatccct
Protein-coding regions in this window:
- the LOC100242208 gene encoding proteinaceous RNase P 1, chloroplastic/mitochondrial isoform X5, translating into MLTRARCLSFFFAKTPILCHVGHTRLRPLLHGCSHHHFKPTTYSPYIKDRIFMNKSAHFSNLALSATNKYIPESSAAAKTMSNKARKKARRESPEGVLRFKLDMCSKRGDVVEALRLYDEARSLGVPLSQHNYNVLLYLCSCSGSNGDENVVNLALKRGFEIFKQMGVDGIEPNEATFTSAARLACAMEDPEMAFNLVKQMKSCGIPPKLRSYGPPLFGFCKKGDANRAYEVDAHMVESGVVAEEPELCALLGLSVESRWVDQVYEMMHRLRASVRQVSESTAEVVERWFNSEDAAGVGEENWDVGKVREGVVKGGGGWHGQGWLGKGKWKVGRTEMDEAGVCQSCGEKLVGIDIDPRETENFASSLTKLACQREVKADFVQFQEWLQWHGPFDAVVDGANVSLINQKSFSFFELNSVVNCLRQISPSKQLPLVILHRSRVTGGPAQNPNNEKLIQSWKKSGALYATPAGSNDDWLG
- the LOC100242208 gene encoding proteinaceous RNase P 1, chloroplastic/mitochondrial isoform X3 — encoded protein: MLTRARCLSFFFAKTPILCHVGHTRLRPLLHGCSHHHFKPTTYSPYIKDRIFMNKSAHFSNLALSATNKYIPESSAAAKTMSNKARKKARRESPEGVLRFKLDMCSKRGDVVEALRLYDEARSLGVPLSQHNYNVLLYLCSCSGSNGDENVVNLALKRGFEIFKQMGVDGIEPNEATFTSAARLACAMEDPEMAFNLVKQMKSCGIPPKLRSYGPPLFGFCKKGDANRAYEVDAHMVESGVVAEEPELCALLGLSVESRWVDQVYEMMHRLRASVRQVSESTAEVVERWFNSEDAAGVGEENWDVGKVREGVVKGGGGWHGQGWLGKGKWKVGRTEMDEAGVCQSCGEKLVGIDIDPRETENFASSLTKLACQREVKADFVQFQEWLQWHGPFDAVVDGANVSLINQKSFSFFELNSVVNCLRQISPSKQLPLVILHRSRVTGGPAQNPNNEKLIQSWKKSGALYATPAGSNDDWYWLYAAVNGNCLLVTNDEMRDHLFQLLGTSFFPRWKEKHQILPNTGMTSLDSVLTQGMNMKKKHEVEVLSAVVDSIANSVGADTIVDVGAGQMP
- the LOC100242208 gene encoding proteinaceous RNase P 1, chloroplastic/mitochondrial isoform X4, which encodes MLTRARCLSFFFAKTPILCHVGHTRLRPLLHGCSHHHFKPTTYSPYIKDRIFMNKSAHFSNLALSATNKYIPESSAAAKTMSNKARKKARRESPEGVLRFKLDMCSKRGDVVEALRLYDEARSLGVPLSQHNYNVLLYLCSCSGSNGDENVVNLALKRGFEIFKQMGVDGIEPNEATFTSAARLACAMEDPEMAFNLVKQMKSCGIPPKLRSYGPPLFGFCKKGDANRAYEVDAHMVESGVVAEEPELCALLGLSVESRWVDQVYEMMHRLRASVRQVSESTAEVVERWFNSEDAAGVGEENWDVGKVREGVVKGGGGWHGQGWLGKGKWKVGRTEMDEAGVCQSCGEKLVGIDIDPRETENFASSLTKLACQREVKADFVQFQEWLQWHGPFDAVVDGANVSLINQKSFSFFELNSVVNCLRQISPSKQLPLVILHRSRVTGGPAQNPNNEKLIQSWKKSGALYATPAGSNDDWYWLYAAVNGNCLLVTNDEMRDHLFQLLGTSFFPRWKEKHQMKFSICQS
- the LOC100242208 gene encoding proteinaceous RNase P 1, chloroplastic/mitochondrial isoform X6; its protein translation is MLTRARCLSFFFAKTPILCHVGHTRLRPLLHGCSHHHFKPTTYSPYIKDRIFMNKSAHFSNLALSATNKYIPESSAAAKTMSNKARKKARRESPEGVLRFKLDMCSKRGDVVEALRLYDEARSLGVPLSQHNYNVLLYLCSCSGSNGDENVVNLALKRGFEIFKQMGVDGIEPNEATFTSAARLACAMEDPEMAFNLVKQMKSCGIPPKLRSYGPPLFGFCKKGDANRAYEVDAHMVESGVVAEEPELCALLGLSVESRWVDQVYEMMHRLRASVRQVSESTAEVVERWFNSEDAAGVGEENWDVGKVREGVVKGGGGWHGQGWLGKGKWKVGRTEMDEAGVCQSCGEKLVGIDIDPRETENFASSLTKLACQREVKADFVQFQEWLQWHGPFDAVVDGANVSLINQKSFSFFELNSVVNCLRQISPSKQLPLVILHRSRVTGGPAQNPNNEKLIQSWKKSGALYATPAGSNDD
- the LOC100242208 gene encoding proteinaceous RNase P 1, chloroplastic/mitochondrial isoform X1; translated protein: MLTRARCLSFFFAKTPILCHVGHTRLRPLLHGCSHHHFKPTTYSPYIKDRIFMNKSAHFSNLALSATNKYIPESSAAAKTMSNKARKKARRESPEGVLRFKLDMCSKRGDVVEALRLYDEARSLGVPLSQHNYNVLLYLCSCSGSNGDENVVNLALKRGFEIFKQMGVDGIEPNEATFTSAARLACAMEDPEMAFNLVKQMKSCGIPPKLRSYGPPLFGFCKKGDANRAYEVDAHMVESGVVAEEPELCALLGLSVESRWVDQVYEMMHRLRASVRQVSESTAEVVERWFNSEDAAGVGEENWDVGKVREGVVKGGGGWHGQGWLGKGKWKVGRTEMDEAGVCQSCGEKLVGIDIDPRETENFASSLTKLACQREVKADFVQFQEWLQWHGPFDAVVDGANVSLINQKSFSFFELNSVVNCLRQISPSKQLPLVILHRSRVTGGPAQNPNNEKLIQSWKKSGALYATPAGSNDDWYWLYAAVNGNCLLVTNDEMRDHLFQLLGTSFFPRWKEKHQILPNTGMTSLDSVLTQGMNMKKKHEVEVLSAVVDSIANSVGADTIVDVGAGQVGPVLSSSVFQFCTCDPNVETA
- the LOC100242208 gene encoding proteinaceous RNase P 1, chloroplastic/mitochondrial isoform X2 — encoded protein: MLTRARCLSFFFAKTPILCHVGHTRLRPLLHGCSHHHFKPTTYSPYIKDRIFMNKSAHFSNLALSATNKYIPESSAAAKTMSNKARKKARRESPEGVLRFKLDMCSKRGDVVEALRLYDEARSLGVPLSQHNYNVLLYLCSCSGSNGDENVVNLALKRGFEIFKQMGVDGIEPNEATFTSAARLACAMEDPEMAFNLVKQMKSCGIPPKLRSYGPPLFGFCKKGDANRAYEVDAHMVESGVVAEEPELCALLGLSVESRWVDQVYEMMHRLRASVRQVSESTAEVVERWFNSEDAAGVGEENWDVGKVREGVVKGGGGWHGQGWLGKGKWKVGRTEMDEAGVCQSCGEKLVGIDIDPRETENFASSLTKLACQREVKADFVQFQEWLQWHGPFDAVVDGANVSLINQKSFSFFELNSVVNCLRQISPSKQLPLVILHRSRVTGGPAQNPNNEKLIQSWKKSGALYATPAGSNDDWYWLYAAVNGNCLLVTNDEMRDHLFQLLGTSFFPRWKEKHQVRLTMTRRGPVLHMPPPYSIVIQESEQGSWHVPTVIGDDLETPRQWLCATRTRKNHRHPQHLE